TATATTTGTGGTCAAGCCGGATATGCCCGCCGAGTTATTACTCGCTATACCACGAATCTTAATTTCTTTAACCCACTGCGATTTATTCGTGGCGGGAACTTAATTGACCTTGATTGGTTGATTGAAACGACGGCGAAAGAGTTTCCACTTAATATGGATGCAGGGCTTGAATTGTTAGATTCTGGCCGTGAATTCTATATGGGAGCCAGTCGTAGCGATGATTTTTCCGCCGCATTTTTACAGCCTGATGCGGATTCTTGGTTGGATATCATTCGTGCTTCCAGCGCAATCCCAGGATTTTATCGAACTGGCGTAGAATTTAGCGGCGTGCGATACCACGATGGAGGGATAAGCGCAGCGATTCCTGTCGAGGAAGCTTATCGTCGTGGGGCGGATACGATAGTTGTGATCCGCACCGTACCTTCTCAAATGTACTTTACGCCTGAATGGGTAAAGCGCATGACCCGCTGGCTTGAAGGGGATAGTTCGGCGTTGCAACGCATGGCAGCAATGTTAAAAGTTCACTTGAAGAGTTATCGAAAAACGCAGGAATTTATCGAAAATCCACCCGATGGCGTGCAGATTTTTGAAATATATCCACCGACACCACTGAAAAGCAGTGCTTTAGGCAGTAAAATTAGTGCCTTAAACCAAGATTATCATGTCGGACGACGCTGTGGACGTTACTTTATTGCGGCATTAGCTCAACAGTTTGCGAGTAATGATGCTGATTTCAGTCGATTTTCTAAGAACACCAATTCATTAGAATTGATGCACATGGAAGACCAGCGAGAGTCTTTATTAGCAGGAAAGACGGCCGAGGCAGTAGGTGCTAGCGCCCTGCAAGGCAATCCTGCTCATGAGTGATAATATTCGATTTATCGACACTCACTGTCATTTTGATTTTCCCCCGTTCAGCGAGGCACTTATTGAAAGCCTAGAAGCCGCGAAGCAAGGTGGAATTACGGATATTATTATTCCTGCGGTTAGTCAGGATAACTTTCAGCGCGTCTGGAATTTAGCGCATCAGCATTCTCAACTCCACGCAGCAATGGGATTTCACCCTCTATATTTAAGCCAGTTTCAAGAATCACATTTTGAAAAACTGACGGATTTTCTGATGTGTAAAAGCCAGAAATGCGTGGCGGTAGGAGAGATTGGGCTTGATCTCTATATGGAAGATCCTCAATTTGAAAGGCAGCAAATATTACTACAGCGCCAGTTGAAGCTAGCGAAGCAGTTTGACTTACCTGTTATTTTGCATTCAAGAAAAACCCATGATCAATTGGTTGCTATGTTACGTCGCTATGAAGTCCCAGCTCGAGGTGTAGTGCATGGTTTTGCTGGCAGCCTTTCTCAAGCAGAAAGTTTTGTGAAACTGGGGTATTACATTGGCGTAGGCGGGACAATTACTTATGAGCGAGCGAGTAAAACCCGTCAAGTGATGGCTCAACTCCCGCTAAGCTGTCTTGTGTTTGAAACAGATGCACCGGATATGCCTGTATCCGGTTTTCAAGGTGAGCCTAATCGACCAGAGCGTATTCAGTGGGTATTTCAGTCTTTGTGTGAGCTGCGCCACGAATCTCCAGATGAAATAGCACAACAACTTTACAACAATAGCCGGACGTTATTTAATCTAATTTAGATTATAATTATCCGATTAATAATTATTTCTTAAGTATTTTATGTATTTATCCGAGTAAATCCATTCAGCTTTTTATCTCTTCGACTATCGCATTAGTGCCTTTCCAGACGAAACCGATCCTCTATTGTGAGTTTCGTCACAATATTTGAATTTATGTTACTTATTGCACTTTGGATTTGTGATGAATGTTGGGGGTTATTAATGATGACTGGTTATAATCATCGAACTAAGATTCGTGGAATCTTGCGAGTTTCTTTATACATTAACCTAGAATTAAGTGAACAGGGATACTTCCATGCAACTCATTTTGAGTATTGTTGGGATGGCGGTGCTTATTGCGATAGCCGTTCTCTTCTCCAGCAATCGTCGCGCAATTAGACTTCGTACAGTCGGCGGTGCTTTTTTAATCCAAGTCGCTATCGGCGCATTCGTTCTTTACTCCCCTGCGGGACGTAGCGTTTTACAAGGCATGTCCGACGGTGTTTCTAAAGTTATCGGTTACGGTCAAGACGGGATGAGCTTCATCTTCGGTGGTCTAGTTTCCGACAAAATGTTTGAATTATTTGGCGGTGGCGGTTTTATCTTTGCTTTCCGTGTATTGCCTATCATCGTCTTCTTCTCATCTCTGATTGCAGTCCTGTATTATCTCGGCATCATGCAACTGGTCATCAAAATTCTAGGTGGTGGTCTGCAAAAAGTACTGGGAACTTCAAGAACTGAATCACTGTCTGCAACCGCGAATATTTTCGTTGGTCAAACTGAAGCACCTCTGGTTGTTCGCCCTTATATTTCTACCATGACTAACTCTGAACTGTTTGCCATCATGTGTGGTGGTTTAGCGTCTGTAGCGGGTTCAGTATTAGCGGGTTATGCGCAAATGGGTGTTCCAATGGAATATCTGATTGCGGCATCCTTCATGGCGGCACCGGGTGGATTACTGTTTGCTAAGTTAATGGTTCCTGAAACTGAAGTTGTTAAAGATGATGTGGATGCTAAAGATTTAGTAGCTGAAGCAGATCGTCCAACCAACATCATCGATGCAGCAGCATCGGGTGCAGCATCCGGTATGCAACTGGCTCTGAACGTGGGGGCAATGTTACTGGCATTCATCGCATTAATCGCCTTAATTAACGGTATCTTAGGTGGTGTGGGTGGCTGGTTTAACTATCCACAATTATCCCTCGAATTATTACTAGGTTGGGTATTTGCTCCAATTGCATACTTAATTGGTGTGCCATGGAGCGAAGCAACAATTGCCGGTTCTTTCATTGGGCAAAAAGTGGTTGTGAACGAATTCGTTGCTTTCATGAACTTCGGTGAATATATGAAAGCAGATGCGGATGTGATTGCGGCTGGCAAGCAAGTTCTGTCTGCTCACACTAAAGCGATTATTTCGTTCGCTCTGTGTGGTTTTGCAAACTTATCTTCTGTAGCAATTTTGCTGGGTGGCTTAGGTGGAATGGCACCAAACCGCCGTAGTGATGTCGCTCGTTTAGGTATGAAAGCCGTGATGGCAGGTACACTCTCTAACTTAATGAGTGCGACTATCGCAGGCTTCTTCTTAACATTGACTGCAATGACCGCAATGTAATCTCCCTGTTTGCAGCGGAAAGGCGATTTGTCTTTCCGCTGTCATTTTCTTTTGCGATATTCTTTTCCTGGTTTTTATCGTAACTCTTACTTTTTCAACTATTCTTAACGTAATCAATTTAAGACGAGAAGGCAGCAGCCTGTATAATGGCTGATAAAGAGTGAGTAATTACCTGTTAAATTGTGATATCGTTCACGAATATATATTTAATAATGTAACGTTCAGTCGATAAATGTGATTTGTAGCGCATAAAATACCCCGGTTACGTGGTCAAATAGGTAACAGTAAGTTGCCACGGAACTGATAGTTCATAGAGTCAACTGGCTCTAGGGCATCGTGCGGTGAGATGGATCTCAGCTGCTGAGTTTGGATAACCTAACTAGCATCTTTATGGAACAAGCCCGCTCGCCAACAAAGAACGTATCGTTCTGAAAGAATTAACATCGTTGGAGAGTTATATGACTGATTTAAAAGCAGCAGCGCAACGCGCACTGACCCTGATGGATTTAACCACGTTAAATGACGACGACACTGACGCAAAAGTGATCGCCTTATGTCATCAGGCAAAAAGCCCAGCAGGCCACACCGCTGCTATCTGTATTTATCCTCGTTTTATTCCTATTGCACGTAAAACCTTGCGTGAACAAGGAACACCAGATATCCGCATTGCGACCGTCACCAACTTCCCACATGGTAATGATGATATTGAGATTGCTTTAGCCGAAACTAAAGCTGCCATTGCTTATGGTGCAGATGAAGTTGACGTTGTATTCCCATACCGTGCACTGATGGCTGGCAATGAAAAAATCGGTTTCGATTTAGTGAAAGCATGTAAAGATGCTTGCGCAGCCTCAAATGTATTACTGAAAGTGATCATTGAAACTGGCGAGCTAAAAGATGCTGCACTAATCCGTAAAGCGTCTGAAATTTCAATCAATGCAGGTGCTGATTTTATTAAGACATCCACGGGTAAAGTACCTGTGAATGCCACTTTAGAAAGCGCAGAAATCATGATGCAAGTCATCCATGATATGGGCGTTGCGAAAAGTGTTGGTTTCAAACCTGCTGGCGGCGTTCGTACCGCTGAAGAAGCAGCACAATATTTAGCCTTAGCAAGCAAAATCTTAGGCGATAACTGGGCTGATGCTCGCCATTTCCGTTTTGGTGCATCTAGCTTATTAGCGAATTTATTAAATACTCTGGGATTTGACGTTAAAAAATCCTCCAGCAGCTATTAATAATCGCAATTATTAGTGACATCAGACTGTTGCCTAATCTGACTTGGGCAACAGCCGTGACTATTTAGCCGAAGAATTCGATGTGAATTAAGGAGCCTATTGTGTTTCTCGCTCAAGAAATTATTCGTAAAAAACGTGATGGCAAACCATTAAGCGAAGAAGAGATCCGCTTCTTCATCAATGGTGTGCGTGATAACACTGTTTCTGAAGGTCAGATTGCAGCCCTTGCAATGACCATCTATTTCAATGATATGACAACCCCTGAGCGTGTCGCGCTAACGCTAGCGATGCGTGATTCAGGTACCGTATTAAATTGGAAATCGCTGAATCTTAATGGCCCACTCGTGGATAAACACTCCACGGGCGGTGTGGGGGATGTGACTTCACTCATGTTGGGACCTATGGTTGCTGCATGTGGTGGTTATGTTCCGATGATTTCCGGTCGCGGATTAGGTCATACCGGTGGAACCCTTGATAAGCTCGAAGCTATCCCTGGATTTGATATTTTCCCTGACGATGAGCGTTTCCGTGACATCATCAAAAATGTGGGCGTGGCGATTATTGGTCAAACCAACTCACTAGCCCCTGCTGACAAGCGTTTCTATGCGACTCGTGATATCACGGCGACCGTGGATTCTATTCCTCTTATCACCGCTTCTATCTTAGGTAAAAAATTAGCCGAAGGGTTAGATGCGTTAGTGATGGACGTTAAAGTGGGTTCTGGTGCATTTATGCCAACCTACGAAAAATCAGAGCAACTGGCTGAGTCTATCGTGCAAGTCGCCAATGGTGCAGGTTGTAATACCACTGCGCTGTTAACTGATATGAACGAAGTACTGGCATCTAGCGCAGGTAATGCCGTTGAAGTCCGTGAAGCTGTACAGTTCCTGACGGGTGAATACCGTAACCCACGTTTGTTTGAAGTCACCATGGCGCTGTGTGTGGAAATGCTAGTGTCTGGTAAGTTGGCGTCAGATCGTGACGATGCACGTCAGAAATTACAAGCGGTGCTGGATAACGGCAAAGCGGCGGAAGTGTTTGGTCGTATGGTTGCGGCACAAAAAGGGCCGAAAGATTTTGTTGAAAATTACAGCAAATATCTACCAACTGCCGTTCTTAGCAAAGCAGTTTACGCACCTCAAGCGGGCATTATCACACAAATGGACACACGAGCACTGGGTATGTCTGTGGTAACGTTAGGGGGTGGTCGTCGTAAAGCTTCTGATCCTATCGATTACAGTGTTGGTTTAAGTGATATCGCAGCATTAGGTAGCAAAGTTGATACCCAAACTCCACTTGCGATCATTCATGCCAATAGCGAAAAATCATGGGAAGAGGCGGCGAAAGAAGTTCGCGCTGCTATGATTATTGGGGATAAAGCCCCAGAAGCGACACCAATGGTCTATCGTCAAATTAGTGAATAAACCGATATCCGCATCTTTCACAGAAGGGTGCGGGTTAGATGACGCGATGAACAGATAAGCTGTATCGCAGGAGAATAAATATGAAACGCACATTTATCATGGTACTGGATTCTTTCGGGATCGGCGCTGCAGGTGATGCCCACAAATTCGGCGACGAAGGTTCGAACACTCTAGGTCACATCGCAGACGCTTGTGCTCGCGGGGAAGCAGACAAAGGCCGTAAAGGTCCATTACACCTGCCTAACTTAACGAAATTAGGTTTAGGAAAAGCAGGGGAAGAATCAAGCGGAAAATTCCCTGCGGGTCTGGATCCAAATTCAGAAATTATCGGTGCATATGGTTATGCGAGCGAGTTATCCTCAGGTAAAGACACACCGTCTGGACACTGGGAGATTGCGGGTGTTCCTGTTCTGTTTGATTGGGGCTATTTCGAAAAACATGAAAACAGTTTCCCGCAAGAATTGCTGGATACGCTGGTAGAAAAAGCCAATTTACCGGGTTACCTCGGTAACTGCCATTCATCCGGTACAGTCATTCTTGACCAACTGGGTGAAGAGCACATGAAAACTGGCAAGCCAATTTTCTATACCTCTGCGGACTCTGTATTCCAAATCGCGTGTCATGAAGAGACTTACGGCTTAGACAAACTGTATGAGTTGTGTGAAATTGCTCGTGAAGAGTTAACCAAAGGTGGTTACAACATCGGTCGTGTGATTGCACGTCCATTTATTGGTGATAAAGCGGGTCACTTTGAGCGTACGGGTAACCGCCATGATTTAGCGGTTGAGCCACCAGCGCCAACCGTACTGCAAAAATTAGTGGAAGAAAAACAAGGTGAAGTGGTGTCTATCGGTAAGATTGCCGATATCTACGCTCACGTTGGTATCACCAAAAAAATCAAAGCAACAGGTATTAATGCTCTGTTTGACGCAACCTTAGAA
The Providencia alcalifaciens DNA segment above includes these coding regions:
- a CDS encoding TatD family hydrolase, with the translated sequence MSDNIRFIDTHCHFDFPPFSEALIESLEAAKQGGITDIIIPAVSQDNFQRVWNLAHQHSQLHAAMGFHPLYLSQFQESHFEKLTDFLMCKSQKCVAVGEIGLDLYMEDPQFERQQILLQRQLKLAKQFDLPVILHSRKTHDQLVAMLRRYEVPARGVVHGFAGSLSQAESFVKLGYYIGVGGTITYERASKTRQVMAQLPLSCLVFETDAPDMPVSGFQGEPNRPERIQWVFQSLCELRHESPDEIAQQLYNNSRTLFNLI
- a CDS encoding NupC/NupG family nucleoside CNT transporter, with the protein product MQLILSIVGMAVLIAIAVLFSSNRRAIRLRTVGGAFLIQVAIGAFVLYSPAGRSVLQGMSDGVSKVIGYGQDGMSFIFGGLVSDKMFELFGGGGFIFAFRVLPIIVFFSSLIAVLYYLGIMQLVIKILGGGLQKVLGTSRTESLSATANIFVGQTEAPLVVRPYISTMTNSELFAIMCGGLASVAGSVLAGYAQMGVPMEYLIAASFMAAPGGLLFAKLMVPETEVVKDDVDAKDLVAEADRPTNIIDAAASGAASGMQLALNVGAMLLAFIALIALINGILGGVGGWFNYPQLSLELLLGWVFAPIAYLIGVPWSEATIAGSFIGQKVVVNEFVAFMNFGEYMKADADVIAAGKQVLSAHTKAIISFALCGFANLSSVAILLGGLGGMAPNRRSDVARLGMKAVMAGTLSNLMSATIAGFFLTLTAMTAM
- a CDS encoding patatin-like phospholipase family protein; translated protein: MGKHVPVTLGTIEPLAFSDEINGRKTALICEGGGQRGIFTAGVLDEFLIENFNPFDLMIGTSAGAQNLSAYICGQAGYARRVITRYTTNLNFFNPLRFIRGGNLIDLDWLIETTAKEFPLNMDAGLELLDSGREFYMGASRSDDFSAAFLQPDADSWLDIIRASSAIPGFYRTGVEFSGVRYHDGGISAAIPVEEAYRRGADTIVVIRTVPSQMYFTPEWVKRMTRWLEGDSSALQRMAAMLKVHLKSYRKTQEFIENPPDGVQIFEIYPPTPLKSSALGSKISALNQDYHVGRRCGRYFIAALAQQFASNDADFSRFSKNTNSLELMHMEDQRESLLAGKTAEAVGASALQGNPAHE
- the deoB gene encoding phosphopentomutase, which gives rise to MKRTFIMVLDSFGIGAAGDAHKFGDEGSNTLGHIADACARGEADKGRKGPLHLPNLTKLGLGKAGEESSGKFPAGLDPNSEIIGAYGYASELSSGKDTPSGHWEIAGVPVLFDWGYFEKHENSFPQELLDTLVEKANLPGYLGNCHSSGTVILDQLGEEHMKTGKPIFYTSADSVFQIACHEETYGLDKLYELCEIAREELTKGGYNIGRVIARPFIGDKAGHFERTGNRHDLAVEPPAPTVLQKLVEEKQGEVVSIGKIADIYAHVGITKKIKATGINALFDATLEEMKIAGDDTIVFTNFVDFDSAYGHRRDVAGYAAALELFDSRLPEMLKLVKEDDILILTADHGCDPTWPGTDHTREHIPVLVYGPKVKPGSLGHRETFADIGQTVANYFDLSPMDYGKPMF
- the deoC gene encoding deoxyribose-phosphate aldolase → MTDLKAAAQRALTLMDLTTLNDDDTDAKVIALCHQAKSPAGHTAAICIYPRFIPIARKTLREQGTPDIRIATVTNFPHGNDDIEIALAETKAAIAYGADEVDVVFPYRALMAGNEKIGFDLVKACKDACAASNVLLKVIIETGELKDAALIRKASEISINAGADFIKTSTGKVPVNATLESAEIMMQVIHDMGVAKSVGFKPAGGVRTAEEAAQYLALASKILGDNWADARHFRFGASSLLANLLNTLGFDVKKSSSSY
- the deoA gene encoding thymidine phosphorylase gives rise to the protein MFLAQEIIRKKRDGKPLSEEEIRFFINGVRDNTVSEGQIAALAMTIYFNDMTTPERVALTLAMRDSGTVLNWKSLNLNGPLVDKHSTGGVGDVTSLMLGPMVAACGGYVPMISGRGLGHTGGTLDKLEAIPGFDIFPDDERFRDIIKNVGVAIIGQTNSLAPADKRFYATRDITATVDSIPLITASILGKKLAEGLDALVMDVKVGSGAFMPTYEKSEQLAESIVQVANGAGCNTTALLTDMNEVLASSAGNAVEVREAVQFLTGEYRNPRLFEVTMALCVEMLVSGKLASDRDDARQKLQAVLDNGKAAEVFGRMVAAQKGPKDFVENYSKYLPTAVLSKAVYAPQAGIITQMDTRALGMSVVTLGGGRRKASDPIDYSVGLSDIAALGSKVDTQTPLAIIHANSEKSWEEAAKEVRAAMIIGDKAPEATPMVYRQISE